The Synchiropus splendidus isolate RoL2022-P1 chromosome 8, RoL_Sspl_1.0, whole genome shotgun sequence nucleotide sequence TGCAGAAAACAACTTGAATTTGTAATGAAATTATGGTGGGAGGAATATTAAGTTTAACCAGCACTCACCTCCCATGTGATGAGGCGACCTGACTTTGTGACCCCCATCTTCTGAGTTCGCCCCAATGAGACCTTCAGAACCTCGGTGTTGAGCATCGGAAGGCGTAGCGGGGTCGAGATGCCGCTGCCCCACGTATACACCGACGACAGAGGAAGCGAATGCATCTTCCCTGTTGCCAAACTCACAGCCAAATCTGCTTGGCCAAAAATTCTGATATTGAGCCAAAGCACAATAAACCCACTCTGTCACAGCGTGTGCTGACCTCTTGACCTGCTGGTGGGCACTCTCCCTCCTGGTCGACCCTGTGGACCAGTCTGCACTGTAGACAGCGGTTTCTCAATCCTTAAACAGTTCATGAGTTTTACTATATCGCTCCCAAAAGTGTGACATAAAGGACGACAGTTACCGTCTCATCTTGACATTGCCGATGTCTGTGTAGAGATTGAGCAGTGGCCTGATGCAGATGGGAAGGGCCATTATCTCGTTGAGTTGTGGACGTTTAGATGGATCCAGGTTGAGCATGTTGAGTATGAGCTGTCGTAGTTCTGGGCTGTACCGGTCAGAGATGGGAGCAAACGTTCCACTCATGATCTTCAGAACAAGAGCAGGAAGATTCTGCAAcggtaaaaaaaacatacctttAATGGCTGGTTTTGgccttttcatttcatgtggattcattcatttttcagagTAACATTATTGTTTCTcaagaaagaaataaagaggAGTGTAAATAAAGTATGGCTAGTGCAGTATGAATCATCATTCAAAAGAAAACTAGATTATGGGTGTGCAAAATGTTTCTTTACAGCAGCTTCGAAGGCTCTCTTCAGGCTTGCAAGCTCGTACAGAACACAACCAAGAGCCCAAATATCGCTCTTCTGGTTATAAGGCTTCCCCTCACAGAGCTCTGGAGAGATATAACAAGGCGTCCCAACCACCTGTAGAACAGACAGAGGAATAAATATTGAATTCACTCACATGCAGATTTTTAATTCACAGAAACTCACAGTGTATGCTTTGCTTTTGCTGACGAGGATTTTGGAAATGCCGAAGTCGCCGATTTTGACGATCATCTGGTGATTGTCCAGAAGAATGTTCTGTGTCTTCAGGTCTCTGTGCAGGATGAGCTTGTTGTGGACGTGGTACAAGGCCAGCAGGATCTGGACAAAGAAGTGGAGGATGGTGTCTTCATCCAGCAGGGAGTTGCAGCGCTTCTGGATGTAGTCAGCCAATGTTCCACCTGTAGACATCAATCGAATGAACTCAAAAAAAGGAACACCTCCACTGTGTGCTTAACACTACATGAATCTGGCAAACAGCTAAAACATATATTACTAAATAATAGACAATATATTATCTAGTGAGGAACATGCACATTGTTGCTCAGACAATGTCTTAGCAGCTGTTACTGACATCGGATCCGTATGTTTTTGTATGTGAAGAAGAGTGAGCCCTGCAGCACTGAACCCTGGCAAATTCTGAGCCAGCAAACAACAGGCAGTGTCGTAACGGCACGCTAGCTTACCCGGCGCATATTCCATGGCAATCATAAGCGCCTTGTCCTCCAGGAAATTCTCATAGTATTCGATGATATTTGGATGGTTGAGAAGCTTCAGCACCTGACACTCATTCTGAGCCGCCAGGCGCTCATCCCGAGACATCTGCTCCACCGGGATCTCCTTCAGAATGACAAAGGCGCCATCAGTGCGCCTGCGGCACAGGTGAACGATCCTGAGAAaggacaggaaataacaaaacagCTTATGCTTTACTGctatcaaaccaatgaaattcGTGTGTTATTGTATCTAAAAATCGCATTTCCATCTCCTggttgccatttttttttcataatgccGTTATGTCAAATGACATATACAAACCATTAAATGTATCAGAGTTGCTCACCATTCTATCTCCATTACCAAGACTTTGGGTCACAGCTACGTCATAGATAGGAATTCTGAAAACCAGCCTGCCACTGTTGCGTAAGACTGTCACAGCTAAACAATCCCACATCTCGTAAAATAAAGACCGACAAAACAGCAACTCTGTGGGTCAATAGTTGGACATATGGTTTTCACTAGCAGTGACTCGTCTAACAATGGCGTATAATGGGCTAGAGTACATTTGCTAAGCGAAGTTAGCAAAGATGTACCGTTATTCCGTTTTTTGGGGAAAAGGGTATTAAATACTGACTTAGTACAGTCAGCATAACGCTGACTAATATAAAAAGTTGCAAACAAAAGCGACAAACTCATAAGACGTTTCGTAGTTTACCCAAAAGCGCCTCTTCCAACAACTTTGATTTTCTCATACTTTTCCATCGGAGCTGCTCAACAACGTAAGCCCCGTCTCCTGGCAACGAGAACCCGGAAGTACGGGCACTCATGAGGGACATATGGCGACGCGGATAAATTGTCCCATATTTTGTATAAATATTTTCCGTAGAACCTCCTTTTAACTTTTCAATAAAACACCGGTATGGGGCaatctttgtttttaattttctccAGTTTTCTCCTTGATGTGAATGTACTGACGTGGGAATAGCATACAGTTTTAAATTCCTGCACGACCTGAGCTTCTTCCCACAGCAATAAAGAGCCGACAGCTGTTTGAAACCTAAAACCACTTGACTCACTCAAAGATGTGAAAATACTGGTTGGATAAGAACTGAAGCCTGAAGAGATTTGATTGCAGCTTCTCTCTGCTCACAAGTTTCATGTCTCCTTTtgcaaaacacctccttgtgaggacatctaGTTCAGTTATGACCCTAACACGGATATGAATACCGACGTTGTGTGCGGTCCTAGTGTAGTTGTAGGAGACAAATTCTAAGAAATACACCTACTTGAGGGGACGCCATAGATTAGTGGGGAGATTTTGCCGGTCCACACAAGTTTAAACCccagtttgaggattaaaacttcgaAATAACCATATTATTGCAAATGAATTTAAGTTTGATTTAGGTACTGGTCAAGGTTAGCCATGTATtatggatggttaggtttcggatgagatgctggggaaagggttatggcaacgagaggtccccacaaatataaGGACATAAACTGTGCGTGTGTATGTAGACAGGAAACACGTTATCACTTCTGCATCTTGGATTTTGACTCCAGTCGTCCAACATCTAGATGACTGGTGAAACAAAGGGCCATCTCCTCTTCTGAGTCTGCCTTCCCTGTGACTTGGAAATAATAAATGCTTTGTGCTTCGACAATGCCCGTTCTGTCTGCATACCTCCgctattatcatcatcatcatgaaaaaaaagtttatcagCTAAAACAGAGATCTTCAGGTTATTAAATCTCTTACAGGTAGTAAGCTGGGAAGTAGAGTTTGCAAACTGATACTTCCTCAGTCTCAGAGATTCTATGCAGGTGAAGAAACCCAGTCGCACCTCTTGGACCAGCTTGGTGACATACTTGACCTGCTGTCTTCACTCACCTGAACCTCCATCTGCACACAAGTCAGAGTCTTGGAATGTTCCATGTGAGATAGTGAAACTGATGCTAAGCTCCTGGTATGAGACAGTGATGGAAGACAGATCTGTCCATAATCTCCACAACACATCTCACGTGCATGCAAATGATAGGTGCGGCCTTTTAACTTAAAGTTATTAATAGCttattatttcatcatttaaagTGAAACATCCTCCTTCAGTTACCATTACAATGATTTTTACTACACATTCTAGATTTGGTGAGATGATGACTTAGTTCACCATCCGTGAACTCTTGACTTGATTGATTTGCGCAACAGATGTTTCCTTAAAGACCTGAAGGTTTCTGAGCCTTCAGGTTTCCGTGATGAcggtgttttcattttcacatattCAAATCCCCTACAGCAGCCAAGGTCTTAAGTTACCTCTAGTTGCAGTACGCAGATTAGAGACAGGATGTGTCATTTCAGGTTCACCTTTCAGGATCATTTTCAAATGCATATTACATgatcaactgaaaaaaacattgaaaagaaaTTTTGTTTTGCGGTGTATGTCTACCCCTTAATCAAGTTAGCATTACACATAGTAATTTGATGTAATGATTCACAGAATATTCTTATCTGGCGTTTCATGCGGACTGAGAAGTGGGGGTTTGCTGACATCTAGCGTCCAGATTCACATGTCACGTTACACCTTCGTTTTATACATTTGTCCAACCTGTTAAAAGATG carries:
- the nek8 gene encoding serine/threonine-protein kinase Nek8 isoform X3 is translated as MEKYEKIKVVGRGAFGIVHLCRRRTDGAFVILKEIPVEQMSRDERLAAQNECQVLKLLNHPNIIEYYENFLEDKALMIAMEYAPGGTLADYIQKRCNSLLDEDTILHFFVQILLALYHVHNKLILHRDLKTQNILLDNHQMIVKIGDFGISKILVSKSKAYTVVGTPCYISPELCEGKPYNQKSDIWALGCVLYELASLKRAFEAANLPALVLKIMSGTFAPISDRYSPELRQLILNMLNLDPSKRPQLNEIMALPICIRPLLNLYTDIGNVKMRRIEKPLSTVQTGPQGRPGGRVPTSRSRDLAVSLATGKMHSLPLSSVYTWGSGISTPLRLPMLNTEVLKVSLGRTQKMGVTKSGRLITWEAPSVGSGETSLPGAVEQMQPQFISRFLEGQSGVTIKSVSCGDLFTTCMTDRGIIMTFGSGSNGCLGHGNYNDVTQPKIVEALLGYELVQVSCGASHVLAVTNEREVFAWGRGDNGRLGLGTQDTHNSPQQVCLPAEFGAHKAVCGVDCSMIISTQHSIMACGSNRFNKLGLDKITAGEEPSPSSQVEEAHCFTPLQSAPINTEKIVCIDIGTAHSVAVTEAGQCFTFGSNQHGQMGCSSRRNGRVPYLVQDLQGITMAACGDAFTLAIGSDGEVFTWGKGARGRLGRKEGDSGVPKPVQLDESHPFMVTSVACCHGNTLLAVKPLLDEPAQR
- the nek8 gene encoding serine/threonine-protein kinase Nek8 isoform X2, encoding MEIEWIVHLCRRRTDGAFVILKEIPVEQMSRDERLAAQNECQVLKLLNHPNIIEYYENFLEDKALMIAMEYAPGGTLADYIQKRCNSLLDEDTILHFFVQILLALYHVHNKLILHRDLKTQNILLDNHQMIVKIGDFGISKILVSKSKAYTVVGTPCYISPELCEGKPYNQKSDIWALGCVLYELASLKRAFEAANLPALVLKIMSGTFAPISDRYSPELRQLILNMLNLDPSKRPQLNEIMALPICIRPLLNLYTDIGNVKMRRIEKPLSTVQTGPQGRPGGRVPTSRSRDLAVSLATGKMHSLPLSSVYTWGSGISTPLRLPMLNTEVLKVSLGRTQKMGVTKSGRLITWEAPSVGSGETSLPGAVEQMQPQFISRFLEGQSGVTIKSVSCGDLFTTCMTDRGIIMTFGSGSNGCLGHGNYNDVTQPKIVEALLGYELVQVSCGASHVLAVTNEREVFAWGRGDNGRLGLGTQDTHNSPQQVCLPAEFGAHKAVCGVDCSMIISTQHSIMACGSNRFNKLGLDKITAGEEPSPSSQVEEAHCFTPLQSAPINTEKIVCIDIGTAHSVAVTEAGQCFTFGSNQHGQMGCSSRRNGRVPYLVQDLQGITMAACGDAFTLAIGSDGEVFTWGKGARGRLGRKEGDSGVPKPVQLDESHPFMVTSVACCHGNTLLAVKRNNSLKKYHKYRDVESDVRRSGT
- the nek8 gene encoding serine/threonine-protein kinase Nek8 isoform X4, with the protein product MEKYEKIKVVGRGAFGIVHLCRRRTDGAFVILKEIPVEQMSRDERLAAQNECQVLKLLNHPNIIEYYENFLEDKALMIAMEYAPGGTLADYIQKRCNSLLDEDTILHFFVQILLALYHVHNKLILHRDLKTQNILLDNHQMIVKIGDFGISKILVSKSKAYTVVGTPCYISPELCEGKPYNQKSDIWALGCVLYELASLKRAFEAANLPALVLKIMSGTFAPISDRYSPELRQLILNMLNLDPSKRPQLNEIMALPICIRPLLNLYTDIGNVKMRRIEKPLSTVQTGPQGRPGGRVPTSRSRDLAVSLATGKMHSLPLSSVYTWGSGISTPLRLPMLNTEVLKVSLGRTQKMGVTKSGRLITWEAPSVGSGETSLPGAVEQMQPQFISRFLEGQSGVTIKSVSCGDLFTTCMTDRGIIMTFGSGSNGCLGHGNYNDVTQPKIVEALLGYELVQVSCGASHVLAVTNEREVFAWGRGDNGRLGLGTQDTHNSPQQVCLPAEFGAHKAVCGVDCSMIISTQHSIMACGSNRFNKLGLDKITAGEEPSPSSQVEEAHCFTPLQSAPINTEKIVCIDIGTAHSVAVTEAGQCFTFGSNQHGQMGCSSRRNGRVPYLVQDLQGITMAACGDAFTLAIGSDGEVFTWGKGARGRLGRKEGDSGVPKPVQLDESHPFMLCSMNQLRDDRESGGPAVT
- the nek8 gene encoding serine/threonine-protein kinase Nek8 isoform X1, whose amino-acid sequence is MEKYEKIKVVGRGAFGIVHLCRRRTDGAFVILKEIPVEQMSRDERLAAQNECQVLKLLNHPNIIEYYENFLEDKALMIAMEYAPGGTLADYIQKRCNSLLDEDTILHFFVQILLALYHVHNKLILHRDLKTQNILLDNHQMIVKIGDFGISKILVSKSKAYTVVGTPCYISPELCEGKPYNQKSDIWALGCVLYELASLKRAFEAANLPALVLKIMSGTFAPISDRYSPELRQLILNMLNLDPSKRPQLNEIMALPICIRPLLNLYTDIGNVKMRRIEKPLSTVQTGPQGRPGGRVPTSRSRDLAVSLATGKMHSLPLSSVYTWGSGISTPLRLPMLNTEVLKVSLGRTQKMGVTKSGRLITWEAPSVGSGETSLPGAVEQMQPQFISRFLEGQSGVTIKSVSCGDLFTTCMTDRGIIMTFGSGSNGCLGHGNYNDVTQPKIVEALLGYELVQVSCGASHVLAVTNEREVFAWGRGDNGRLGLGTQDTHNSPQQVCLPAEFGAHKAVCGVDCSMIISTQHSIMACGSNRFNKLGLDKITAGEEPSPSSQVEEAHCFTPLQSAPINTEKIVCIDIGTAHSVAVTEAGQCFTFGSNQHGQMGCSSRRNGRVPYLVQDLQGITMAACGDAFTLAIGSDGEVFTWGKGARGRLGRKEGDSGVPKPVQLDESHPFMVTSVACCHGNTLLAVKRNNSLKKYHKYRDVESDVRRSGT